From Streptomyces sp. 6-11-2, one genomic window encodes:
- a CDS encoding DsrE family protein, translating to MAKKLVIKVTAGTDAPERCSQAFTVASVAVASGVDVSLWLTGESAWFALPGRAAEFELPHAAPLPDLLDAILAGGRLTLCTQCAARRNITEKDVIEGVRIAGAQVFVQEALADGTQALVY from the coding sequence ATGGCGAAGAAGCTCGTGATCAAGGTGACCGCCGGGACCGACGCGCCCGAGCGCTGCTCGCAGGCGTTCACCGTCGCCTCCGTGGCCGTGGCCAGCGGAGTCGACGTGTCCCTGTGGCTGACCGGGGAGTCCGCGTGGTTCGCGCTGCCGGGGCGCGCCGCCGAGTTCGAGCTGCCGCACGCGGCCCCGCTGCCGGATCTGCTGGACGCGATCCTGGCGGGCGGCCGGCTCACCCTGTGCACCCAGTGCGCGGCCCGCCGGAACATCACGGAGAAGGACGTCATCGAGGGCGTGCGGATCGCGGGCGCGCAGGTCTTCGTCCAGGAGGCCCTGGCGGACGGGACGCAGGCGCTCGTCTACTGA
- a CDS encoding DUF1416 domain-containing protein: MCGAKAGGPDASTIKPGETTIQGQVTRDGEPVTGYVRLLDSTGEFTAEVPTSATGQFRFYAAEGTWTVRALVPGASADRTVVAQQGGLAEVAIAV; the protein is encoded by the coding sequence ATGTGTGGAGCGAAGGCCGGCGGCCCGGACGCATCGACGATCAAGCCCGGTGAGACGACGATCCAGGGTCAGGTGACCCGTGACGGCGAGCCGGTGACGGGCTACGTTCGTCTGCTGGACTCGACCGGCGAGTTCACCGCGGAGGTCCCCACCTCCGCCACGGGCCAGTTCCGGTTCTACGCGGCCGAGGGTACCTGGACCGTCCGTGCCCTCGTCCCCGGCGCCAGCGCCGACCGCACGGTCGTCGCCCAGCAGGGCGGCCTCGCGGAGGTCGCGATCGCGGTCTGA
- a CDS encoding DUF3099 domain-containing protein encodes MYARRRHVYFAMMGVCIGLFVLAWGVVRIWSVPAAVGMCLVAMVIPPVAAMVANRRGLEDRWWDDPSGDPKSDEWWDELDGKKRR; translated from the coding sequence ATGTACGCACGACGTCGGCATGTGTACTTCGCCATGATGGGGGTCTGCATCGGGCTGTTCGTCCTGGCGTGGGGTGTCGTGCGCATCTGGTCGGTTCCCGCGGCCGTCGGCATGTGCCTGGTCGCCATGGTGATCCCGCCGGTCGCCGCGATGGTCGCCAACCGGCGAGGACTCGAGGACCGCTGGTGGGACGACCCGTCCGGCGATCCCAAGTCCGACGAGTGGTGGGACGAGCTGGACGGCAAGAAGCGGCGTTAG
- a CDS encoding sulfurtransferase, which yields MSRSDVLVDADWVQEHLDDPSIAIVEVDEDTSAYDKNHIKNAVRIDWTQDLQDPVRRDFIDQAGFEKLLSEKGIANDHTVILYGGNNNWFASYAYWYFKLYGHENVKLLDGGRKKWELDARELVDGTDVPERPRTAYQAKPQDASIRAFRDEVVAAIGKLNIVDVRSPDEFSGKLLAPAHLPQEQSQRPGHVPSSRNIPWSKNANDDGTFKSDEELKALYEAEQVDLAKDTIALCRIGERSALTWFVLHELLGVQNVKNYDGSWTEYGSLVGVPIELGSGK from the coding sequence ATGAGCCGCAGCGACGTCCTGGTCGACGCCGACTGGGTCCAGGAACACCTGGACGACCCGAGCATCGCCATCGTCGAGGTGGACGAGGACACGTCCGCGTACGACAAGAACCACATCAAGAACGCCGTCCGGATCGACTGGACCCAGGACCTCCAGGACCCGGTGCGGCGTGACTTCATCGACCAGGCCGGCTTCGAGAAGCTCCTGTCGGAGAAGGGCATCGCCAACGACCACACGGTGATCCTCTACGGCGGCAACAACAACTGGTTCGCCTCGTACGCCTACTGGTACTTCAAGCTGTACGGCCACGAGAACGTCAAGCTCCTCGACGGCGGCCGCAAGAAGTGGGAGCTGGACGCCCGCGAGCTGGTCGACGGCACCGACGTGCCGGAGCGTCCGAGGACCGCGTACCAGGCCAAGCCGCAGGACGCCTCCATCCGCGCCTTCCGCGACGAGGTCGTGGCTGCGATCGGCAAGCTGAACATCGTCGACGTCCGGTCGCCCGACGAGTTCTCCGGCAAGCTGCTCGCCCCGGCCCACCTGCCGCAGGAGCAGTCGCAGCGCCCCGGCCACGTGCCGTCCTCCCGGAACATCCCGTGGTCCAAGAACGCCAACGACGACGGCACCTTCAAGTCGGACGAGGAGCTCAAGGCCCTCTACGAGGCCGAGCAGGTCGACCTGGCGAAGGACACCATCGCCCTGTGCCGCATCGGTGAGCGCTCCGCGCTGACCTGGTTCGTGCTGCACGAGCTGCTCGGCGTGCAGAACGTCAAGAACTACGACGGTTCCTGGACCGAGTACGGCTCCCTGGTGGGCGTGCCGATCGAGCTCGGCTCCGGCAAGTAA